One window of the Meleagris gallopavo isolate NT-WF06-2002-E0010 breed Aviagen turkey brand Nicholas breeding stock unplaced genomic scaffold, Turkey_5.1 ChrUn_random_7180001874376, whole genome shotgun sequence genome contains the following:
- the SPAG8 gene encoding sperm-associated antigen 8, producing MTTPTEDSPKVVDTEEDHHEVPLTLTEESPKLLVPTNKDLPEVPAEQLRCNVPRGTCLIHNWQEERATNHLDNVVPRELGSEGFIYRHGHRGLLAPLHPLVSMPCSTTKDAFHPPHRIPLLAQGQREAMLERMLYQKYQQELMEEIHPPPDPMETLSTTHRDYQAGGFQPTPPLTTQPHNYLMEQPRSFWLERAHSVTGVTCILTGDSPFRRNTAFSTPITEYLEQPLLYEAAIRQPRHSMQ from the exons ATGACGACCCCGACTGAAGACTCGCCCAAGGTGGTGGACACAGAAGAGGACCACCACGAGGTGCCGTTGACTCTGACCGAGGAGTCCCCCAAGCTGCTGGTGCCCACAAACAAGGACCTCCCTGAggtccctgcagagcagctgagatgCAATGTGCCACGGGGGACTTGCCTGATCCACAACTGGCAGGAGGAG AGAGCCACCAACCACCTGGACAATGTGGTACCACGGGAGTTGGGCAGCGAGGGCTTCATCTACCGGCATGGTCATCGTGGGCTGCTAGCCCCCCTACACCCACTGGTTTCAATGCCCTGCAGCACCACCAAGGATGCCTTCCACCCACCCCACAGAATCCCACTGCTGGCACAAG GGCAGCGGGAAGCCATGCTGGAGAGGATGCTGTACCAGAAGTACCA gcaggagctgatGGAGGAGATCCATCCACCGCCTGATCCCATGGAGACCCTCTCCACCACACACCGGGATTATCAGGCGGGGGGCTTCCAGCCCACACCCCCACTCACCACTCAG cccCACAACTACCTCATGGAGCAGCCCCGCAGCTTCTGGCTGGAGCGAGCCCACAGCGTGACC GGTGTCACCTGCATCCTCACTGGGGACAGTCCCTTCCGTAGGAACACCGCCTTCTCCACCCCCATCACCGAGTATCTCGAGCAGCCCCTGCTCTATGAGGCAGCTATCCGCCAGCCGCGGCACAGCATGCAATAA